A part of Gemmatimonas groenlandica genomic DNA contains:
- a CDS encoding type II toxin-antitoxin system VapC family toxin, producing MIVPDVNLLVYTLNRDSPQCTRARDWWRTLLNGDEPVGLTWVTVMGVVRISTNPRIFRSPLALVDVIGNVDEWFSQPVVSTLEPGARHWAIMRTLLAEAGRGGNLTTDAHLAALCIERGATLHSADGDFARFRGLRYENPLR from the coding sequence GTGATTGTCCCGGACGTCAACCTGCTGGTGTACACGCTCAATCGTGACAGCCCGCAGTGCACTCGTGCGCGTGATTGGTGGCGCACGCTGCTCAACGGCGACGAGCCTGTCGGTCTCACCTGGGTGACCGTGATGGGCGTCGTACGCATCAGCACGAACCCGCGGATTTTTCGCTCGCCGCTCGCGCTTGTTGACGTCATCGGGAACGTCGATGAATGGTTCTCGCAGCCAGTGGTGAGTACGCTGGAACCTGGCGCGCGCCATTGGGCGATCATGCGCACGCTGCTGGCCGAAGCCGGCCGTGGCGGCAACCTCACCACCGACGCGCATCTCGCCGCACTCTGCATCGAACGCGGCGCCACGCTGCACAGCGCCGATGGCGACTTCGCGCGCTTTCGCGGACTGCGCTACGAGAACCCGCTGCGCTGA